One segment of Anopheles stephensi strain Indian chromosome 3, UCI_ANSTEP_V1.0, whole genome shotgun sequence DNA contains the following:
- the LOC118513570 gene encoding cytochrome c oxidase subunit 6A2, mitochondrial-like, translating into MWPNVALSTIRISIPEMLLKRKCTTGPSAVSGHTEPGGYKKWKKLTFLVALPGIGLCALNAFLAHRKEHEHRFRPKFVPYEYLCIRTKRFPWGDGVKTLFHNPEVNALPTGYEK; encoded by the exons atgtggCCAAACGTAGCCCTTTCCACCATACGCATTTCCATTCCGGAGATGTTACTGAAGCGAAAATGTACCACCGGACCCTCAGCCGTTTCGGGACATACAG AACCTGGTGGTtataaaaaatggaagaagcTTACGTTTCTGGTCGCTTTGCCGGGCATTGGACTGTGCGCTCTGAACGCATTTTTAGCGCACCGAAAGGAACATGAACACCGCTTCCGACCAAAGTTTGTTCCGTACGAATATCTTTGCATACGCACTAAACGCTTTCCATGGGGCGATGGTGTCAAGACACTGTTTCACAATCCGGAAGTGAACGCACTGCCCACTGGGTATGAAAAATAG
- the LOC118513567 gene encoding D-3-phosphoglycerate dehydrogenase: MPVDIKRVLVCDAVDNACVKLLQDHGIQVDYKLKLSQDELVKEVKNYDALIVRSDTKITAEVLDAGAGRVKAVGRAGAGVDNINIEAATRNNVLVLNTPGGNSISACELTCFLIGALARPICPAAASMKEGRWDRKLYSGTELYGKTLAILGLGRIGREVGVRMNAFGMRVIGFDPITTAEEATAAGIEKMELEQIWPLADYITVHTPLIPATRNLISTATLAKCRKGVRVINVARGGIIDEAALFTALESGQCGGAAVDVYPEEPPKSDTTRKLINHPKVVATPHLGASTSEAQVRVAVEVAEQFIALTGKSTVYTQYAGVVNREVLKNVF, translated from the exons ATGCCTGTAGATATCAAACGTGTCCTGGTATGCGATGCCGTTGACAACGCGTGTGTCAAACTGCTGCAAGACCATGGAATTCAA GTTGACTATAAACTGAAGCTGTCGCAAGATGAGCTAGTTAAGGAGGTTAAG AATTATGATGCTCTCATCGTACGCTCGGACACGAAAATTACGGCCGAGGTTCTGGACGCGGGTGCCGGACGGGTGAAGGCGGTCGGACGTGCCGGGGCGGGTGTAGACAACATCAACATTGAAGCCGCCACGCGAAACAATGTGCTGGTGCTGAA CACTCCCGGAGGCAATTCGATTTCGGCCTGCGAGCTGACGTGCTTCCTGATCGGTGCACTAGCCCGTCCCATCTGCCCGGCGGCCGCCAGCATGAAGGAGGGTCGCTGGGACCGGAAGCTGTACTCCGGCACGGAGCTGTACGGCAAAACGCTCGCCATCCTCGGTCTCGGCCGGATCGGGCGCGAGGTTGGTGTACGCATGAACGCTTTCGGTATGCGCGTGATCGGCTTCGATCCCATCACCACGGCCGAAGAGGCGACGGCAGCCGGTATCGAAAAGATGGAGCTGGAGCAAATTTGGCCGTTGGCTGACTATATTACCGTGCACACACCGCTTATCCCTGCCACCCGAA ACCTCATATCGACGGCCACTCTCGCCAAGTGTCGGAAGGGCGTGCGTGTAATCAACGTGGCGCGTGGTGGTATCATCGATGAGGCCGCATTGTTCACCGCCCTCGAAAGTGGTCAGTGTGGTGGAGCTGCGGTAGACGTTTACCCTGAGGAACCGCCGAAATCGGACACCACCCGGAAGCTCATCAATCACCCGAAGGTGGTCGCAACGCCTCACTTGG GCGCGAGCACGTCCGAGGCGCAGGTGCGCGTTGCTGTCGAGGTGGCCGAACAATTCATCGCCCTGACGGGCAAATCGACCGTCTACACGCAGTACGCCGGCGTCGTCAATCGGGAGGTGTTGAAGAATGTCTTTTAA
- the LOC118513559 gene encoding guanylate cyclase 32E isoform X2, which yields MMADRFQLVLLLLVGLSGPLELHALASAIARMSCDCPRGVDSFLRASNLSLPLVPMARNRTGDELYVGFLAGYVHSKVVLGALLLAIETINNDSTLLPGKKLRLRAVDIGAQKSLKAFPIQKMTEMRDSGIVVFIGPDETCTSEALVASAWNLPMISYKCADIAVSDKTVYSSFARTLPPATKVSKSVAALLLANNWHCFSIVASKHPAWSMEIAHAIELQAELNNLTVNHFRFYSDYIPSKIYELQEIVDNTYRNTRVYVFVGDHIEMVDFVRCLQNRKLLSTGDYIVISIDDEIYDPNMKRNIYQEYSDFYQKYFGNSKDKHQSRKRYNYKDQERLQEAFQSVLRISPLFPMNPRYRKLCHQFKLYSRKDPFRVPLPYNRNIFDEIQVPIYGAYLYDALIIYARAATEVIRDGGDIADGRLIMRHIFNRSYHSIQGFDVYIDANGDAEGNFSVIALQKDDKVNNSLQMSMQPVALFAYGARNATSGTTLPEFRYLNPNRPIMWLKGRPPLAEPVCGFYNEKCRPKAKDWRYITGALVVILFMAIFTIILFKHYRYEQTLACLLWKVDMKDVILITSPDALYNNELRKNLVCQQSIMVNNAGDANKRAYTTIGLYRGNIVAIKYLHKRSIDITRNIRKELKQMREIRHENLITFVGASIDHGTVSILTSYCARGSLVDVLSNEDLKLDHMFVSSLVSDIVKGLIYLHDSDVGSHGNLRSSKILIDSRWVAQIADFGLHEFKSCQEEPSKFEKELRRSLWKAPEILRDPNSPPRGTQKGDVYSFGIVLYEIIGRKGPWGDVNMSWQDIVARVMSPEEYGIFRPSLRGIDAPEYVMQLLHSCWEEDPEDRPDIRLVRVKLKPMQAGLKPNIFDNMLAIMEKYAYNLEGIVQERTNQLSEEKKKTESLLLRMLPKSVAESLKRGERVEAECFDCVTIFFSDLVGFTELCAESTPFEVVEMLNDLYTCCDFIISSYDVYKVETIGDAYMVVSGLPLRNGDRHAGEIASMALHLLNSISNLEIRHRPGEFIQMRIGIHSGQCVAGVVGLKMPRYCLFGDTVNTASRMESNGEALKIHISSVTYGLLKKLGGYKCEERGIIKVKGKGEMRTYWLIGEDDQKRMDRFGSNDAITSLTIPDLLCTPDQSQTNLSRPSLRRMLSDTVPVLNTGHQHSTSDQQIPSVSFLTHNGPNLGCYICHKRKLHVGNTPMADGTHRLSIIHGSYGVDEAICTCRQRNCLLEYYNDNLMTVRTIREPRSAPQITFMQ from the exons ATGATGGCAGATCGGTTTcaactggtgctgctgttactGGTAGGACTTTCGGGACCACTCGAATTGCACGCGTTGGCGTCCGCCATTGCACGGATGTCCTGTGACTGTCCGCGCGGTGTAGACAGTTTCCTGCGCGCCAGCAACCTATCCCTACCGTTGGTGCCGATGGCGCGCAACCGAACTGGAGACGAGCTGTACGTGGGCTTCCTGGCCGGGTACGTCCATTCGaag GTCGTCCTAGGCGCGCTGCTACTAGCGATCGAAACGATAAACAACGATTCCACACTGCTTCCCGGCAAAAAGCTGCGGCTACGGGCCGTCGACATTGGAGCCCAAAAGTCCCTCAAAGCATTCCCCATTCA GAAAATGACCGAAATGCGTGATAGCGGCATAGTGGTGTTTATTGGACCGGATGAAACCTGCACCTCGGAGGCACTGGTAGCTTCAGCCTGGAACCTGCCGATGATATCGTAT AAATGTGCCGACATTGCCGTGTCCGACAAGACGGTGTACAGCAGCTTTGCCCGCACGCTCCCACCGGCGACGAAGGTGTCGAAAAGTGTGGCCGCTCTGCTGCTGGCCAACAATTGGCACTGCTTCAGCATCGTGGCCAGTAAACATCCGGCCTGGAGTATGGAAATTGCACACGCAATTGAG cttcAAGCCGAATTAAATAACCTCACCGTAAACCACTTCCGCTTCTATTCGGATTACATTCCATCCAAAATTTATGAACTTCAGGAGATAGTGGATAACACTTATCGAAACACACGAG TGTACGTTTTCGTGGGCGATCACATCGAAATGGTGGACTTTGTGCGATGTCTCCAGAACCGAAAGCTGCTCAGCACGGGCGACTATATCGTGATATCGATCGACGACGAGATCTACGATCCGAACATGAAGCGTAACATCTACCAGG AGTACTCCGATTTCTACCAGAAGTACTTCGGCAACTCGAAGGATAAGCATCAGAGCCGCAAACGCTACAACTACAAGGATCAGGAACGGTTGCAGGAAGCGTTCCAGTCGGTGCTACGCATATCGCCCCTCTTTCCAATGAACCCAAGGTATCGCAAACTTTGCCACCAGTTCAAGCTGTACTCACGCAAGGATCCGTTTCGTGTGCCGCTACCGTACAATCGGAACATATTCGACGAAATACAG GTTCCTATCTATGGTGCGTATTTGTACGATGCACTCATCATCTACGCCCGTGCAGCAACCGAAGTCATCCGTGACGGTGGTGACATTGCCGATGGAAGATTAATTATGCGCCATATATTCAACCGTTCGTACCACTCGATACAGGGATTTGAT GTGTACATCGATGCAAACGGGGACGCGGAGGGCAACTTTTCGGTCATCGCGTTACAGAAGGACGATAAGGTGAACAACTCGCTGCAGATGTCGATGCAACCGGTGGCACTGTTTGCGTACGGTGCGCGAAATGCCACCAGCGGTACGACACTACCCGAGTTCCGCTATCTCAACCCGAACCGGCCAATTATGTGGTTAAAGGGACGCCCACCGCTGGCGGAACCCGTCTGTGGCTTCTACAATGAAAAGTGTCGACCAAAGGCGAAGGATTGGCGATACATTACCGGCGCGCTGGTAGTGATTCTGTTCATGGCCATTTTTACCATTATCCTGTTCAA ACATTATCGCTACGAACAGACGCTGGCGTGTTTGCTATGGAAGGTGGACATGAAGGATGTGATTCTGATAACCTCACCCGATGCACTGTACAACAACGAGCTGCGGAAGAATCTT GTGTGCCAGCAAAGCATCATGGTCAACAACGCAGGAGACGCCAACAAACGGGCATACACGACGATTG GCCTGTACCGTGGCAATATCGTTGCAATCAAATACCTGCACAAGCGATCGATCGACATCACGCGCAATATTCGCAAGGAGCTAAAGCAAATGCGTGAAATACGTCACGAAAATTTGATCACGTTTGTCGGTGCATCGATCGACCACGGGACGGTGAGCATCCTGACATCTTACTGCGCCCGGGGCAGCCTAGTCGATGTGCTGTCGAACGAGGATCTGAAGCTGGATCACATGTTCGTCTCGTCGTTGGTGAGCGATATTGTCAAGGGCCTTATCTACCTGCACGATAGCGATGTCGGATCGCACGGTAATTTACGGTCCAGCAAGATACTGATCGACTCCCGCTGGGTAGCACAGATAGCGGACTTTGGGCTGCACGAGTTTAAATCCTGCCAGGAAGAGCCAAGCAA ATTTGAAAAAGAGCTACGCCGAAGTCTGTGGAAAGCACCGGAAATTCTGCGCGATCCAAACTCTCCTCCGCGTGGCACACAGAAGGGCGATGTGTATTCGTTTGGGATCGTACTTTACGAAATAATAGGTCGGAAAGGTCCGTGGGGTGATGTTAACATGAGTTGGCAAG ATATTGTGGCGCGCGTTATGTCCCCGGAAGAGTATGGAATATTTCGTCCATCGCTGCGCGGTATTGATGCTCCCGAGTACGTAATGCAGCTGCTGCACTCTTGCTGGGAGGAAGATCCAGAAGATCGACCGGACATACGGCTGGTACGGGTGAAGTTAAAACCGATGCAAGCCGGACT CAAACCAAACATTTTTGACAATATGCTTGCGATCATGGAAAAGTATGCATACAACCTGGAAGGGATAGTACAGGAGCGCACGAACCAGCTGTcggaagagaagaaaaagaccgAATCGCTTCTACTCAGGATGCTTCCCAA AAGCGTCGCGGAATCACTCAAACGTGGCGAACGGGTGGAGGCCGAATGTTTCGATTGTGTCACCATTTTCTTCAGCGATCTCGTAGGTTTCACGGAGCTGTGTGCCGAAAGTACACCGTTCGAGGTGGTAGAAATGCTGAACGATCTCTACACCTGCTGTGACTTTATCATCTCCAGCTACGACGTGTACAAGGTGGAAACGATCGGTGACGCTTACATGGTCGTTTCCGGGCTGCCGCTACGGAATGGCGATCGGCATGCGGGTGAAATTGCGTCGATGGCCTTGCATCTGCTGAATTCCATCTCGAACCTGGAGATACGCCATCGGCCAGGTGAATTTATTCAAATGCGCATCGGCATCCATTCCGGGCAGTGTGTGGCCGGTGTTGTGGGGCTTAAAATGCCGCGGTATTGCCTGTTCGGTGATACGGTCAATACGGCCTCGCGCATGGAAAGTAATGGTGAAGCGTTGAAGATTCACATCTCATCGGTGACGTACGGGTTGTTGAAGAAGCTCGGCGGGTACAAGTGTGAAGAGCGTGGTATTATCAAGGTAAAGGGAAAGGGTGAAATGCGAACGTACTGGTTGATCGGTGAGGACGATCAGAAGCGAATGGATCGATTCGGGTCCAACGATGCGATTACCAGTTTGA CCATACCGGATCTTCTGTGCACGCCGGATCAATCCCAAACGAATCTAAGCCGTCCATCGCTACGGCGTATGCTATCCGATACGGTTCCGGTGTTAAACACGGGCCACCAGCACAGCACCAGCGACCAGCAAATACCATCGGTCAGCTTTCTCACACATAATGGACCGAATCTGGGCTGTTACATTTGCCACAAGCGAAAACTGCACGTAGGCAACACACCCATGGCGGACGGTACCCATCGTCTTTCGATCATCCACGGAAGCTACGGTGTGGATGAAGCTATCTGTACGTGTCGTCAGCGAAATTGCCTGCTAGAGTACTACAACGACAACTTGATGACTGTAAGGACGATTCGAGAACCACGATCTGCACCACAGATCACTTTCATGCAGTGA
- the LOC118513559 gene encoding guanylate cyclase 32E isoform X1 produces MMADRFQLVLLLLVGLSGPLELHALASAIARMSCDCPRGVDSFLRASNLSLPLVPMARNRTGDELYVGFLAGYVHSKVVLGALLLAIETINNDSTLLPGKKLRLRAVDIGAQKSLKAFPIQKMTEMRDSGIVVFIGPDETCTSEALVASAWNLPMISYKCADIAVSDKTVYSSFARTLPPATKVSKSVAALLLANNWHCFSIVASKHPAWSMEIAHAIELQAELNNLTVNHFRFYSDYIPSKIYELQEIVDNTYRNTRGMGERQVQYQLPPALTSNISSRVLSLPASATVYVFVGDHIEMVDFVRCLQNRKLLSTGDYIVISIDDEIYDPNMKRNIYQEYSDFYQKYFGNSKDKHQSRKRYNYKDQERLQEAFQSVLRISPLFPMNPRYRKLCHQFKLYSRKDPFRVPLPYNRNIFDEIQVPIYGAYLYDALIIYARAATEVIRDGGDIADGRLIMRHIFNRSYHSIQGFDVYIDANGDAEGNFSVIALQKDDKVNNSLQMSMQPVALFAYGARNATSGTTLPEFRYLNPNRPIMWLKGRPPLAEPVCGFYNEKCRPKAKDWRYITGALVVILFMAIFTIILFKHYRYEQTLACLLWKVDMKDVILITSPDALYNNELRKNLVCQQSIMVNNAGDANKRAYTTIGLYRGNIVAIKYLHKRSIDITRNIRKELKQMREIRHENLITFVGASIDHGTVSILTSYCARGSLVDVLSNEDLKLDHMFVSSLVSDIVKGLIYLHDSDVGSHGNLRSSKILIDSRWVAQIADFGLHEFKSCQEEPSKFEKELRRSLWKAPEILRDPNSPPRGTQKGDVYSFGIVLYEIIGRKGPWGDVNMSWQDIVARVMSPEEYGIFRPSLRGIDAPEYVMQLLHSCWEEDPEDRPDIRLVRVKLKPMQAGLKPNIFDNMLAIMEKYAYNLEGIVQERTNQLSEEKKKTESLLLRMLPKSVAESLKRGERVEAECFDCVTIFFSDLVGFTELCAESTPFEVVEMLNDLYTCCDFIISSYDVYKVETIGDAYMVVSGLPLRNGDRHAGEIASMALHLLNSISNLEIRHRPGEFIQMRIGIHSGQCVAGVVGLKMPRYCLFGDTVNTASRMESNGEALKIHISSVTYGLLKKLGGYKCEERGIIKVKGKGEMRTYWLIGEDDQKRMDRFGSNDAITSLTIPDLLCTPDQSQTNLSRPSLRRMLSDTVPVLNTGHQHSTSDQQIPSVSFLTHNGPNLGCYICHKRKLHVGNTPMADGTHRLSIIHGSYGVDEAICTCRQRNCLLEYYNDNLMTVRTIREPRSAPQITFMQ; encoded by the exons ATGATGGCAGATCGGTTTcaactggtgctgctgttactGGTAGGACTTTCGGGACCACTCGAATTGCACGCGTTGGCGTCCGCCATTGCACGGATGTCCTGTGACTGTCCGCGCGGTGTAGACAGTTTCCTGCGCGCCAGCAACCTATCCCTACCGTTGGTGCCGATGGCGCGCAACCGAACTGGAGACGAGCTGTACGTGGGCTTCCTGGCCGGGTACGTCCATTCGaag GTCGTCCTAGGCGCGCTGCTACTAGCGATCGAAACGATAAACAACGATTCCACACTGCTTCCCGGCAAAAAGCTGCGGCTACGGGCCGTCGACATTGGAGCCCAAAAGTCCCTCAAAGCATTCCCCATTCA GAAAATGACCGAAATGCGTGATAGCGGCATAGTGGTGTTTATTGGACCGGATGAAACCTGCACCTCGGAGGCACTGGTAGCTTCAGCCTGGAACCTGCCGATGATATCGTAT AAATGTGCCGACATTGCCGTGTCCGACAAGACGGTGTACAGCAGCTTTGCCCGCACGCTCCCACCGGCGACGAAGGTGTCGAAAAGTGTGGCCGCTCTGCTGCTGGCCAACAATTGGCACTGCTTCAGCATCGTGGCCAGTAAACATCCGGCCTGGAGTATGGAAATTGCACACGCAATTGAG cttcAAGCCGAATTAAATAACCTCACCGTAAACCACTTCCGCTTCTATTCGGATTACATTCCATCCAAAATTTATGAACTTCAGGAGATAGTGGATAACACTTATCGAAACACACGAGGTATGGGTGAACGGCAGGTTCAATACCAACTTCCACCTGCACTCACAAGCAATATTTCTTCCCGTGTCCTTTCCTTACCCGCCTCTGCAACAGTGTACGTTTTCGTGGGCGATCACATCGAAATGGTGGACTTTGTGCGATGTCTCCAGAACCGAAAGCTGCTCAGCACGGGCGACTATATCGTGATATCGATCGACGACGAGATCTACGATCCGAACATGAAGCGTAACATCTACCAGG AGTACTCCGATTTCTACCAGAAGTACTTCGGCAACTCGAAGGATAAGCATCAGAGCCGCAAACGCTACAACTACAAGGATCAGGAACGGTTGCAGGAAGCGTTCCAGTCGGTGCTACGCATATCGCCCCTCTTTCCAATGAACCCAAGGTATCGCAAACTTTGCCACCAGTTCAAGCTGTACTCACGCAAGGATCCGTTTCGTGTGCCGCTACCGTACAATCGGAACATATTCGACGAAATACAG GTTCCTATCTATGGTGCGTATTTGTACGATGCACTCATCATCTACGCCCGTGCAGCAACCGAAGTCATCCGTGACGGTGGTGACATTGCCGATGGAAGATTAATTATGCGCCATATATTCAACCGTTCGTACCACTCGATACAGGGATTTGAT GTGTACATCGATGCAAACGGGGACGCGGAGGGCAACTTTTCGGTCATCGCGTTACAGAAGGACGATAAGGTGAACAACTCGCTGCAGATGTCGATGCAACCGGTGGCACTGTTTGCGTACGGTGCGCGAAATGCCACCAGCGGTACGACACTACCCGAGTTCCGCTATCTCAACCCGAACCGGCCAATTATGTGGTTAAAGGGACGCCCACCGCTGGCGGAACCCGTCTGTGGCTTCTACAATGAAAAGTGTCGACCAAAGGCGAAGGATTGGCGATACATTACCGGCGCGCTGGTAGTGATTCTGTTCATGGCCATTTTTACCATTATCCTGTTCAA ACATTATCGCTACGAACAGACGCTGGCGTGTTTGCTATGGAAGGTGGACATGAAGGATGTGATTCTGATAACCTCACCCGATGCACTGTACAACAACGAGCTGCGGAAGAATCTT GTGTGCCAGCAAAGCATCATGGTCAACAACGCAGGAGACGCCAACAAACGGGCATACACGACGATTG GCCTGTACCGTGGCAATATCGTTGCAATCAAATACCTGCACAAGCGATCGATCGACATCACGCGCAATATTCGCAAGGAGCTAAAGCAAATGCGTGAAATACGTCACGAAAATTTGATCACGTTTGTCGGTGCATCGATCGACCACGGGACGGTGAGCATCCTGACATCTTACTGCGCCCGGGGCAGCCTAGTCGATGTGCTGTCGAACGAGGATCTGAAGCTGGATCACATGTTCGTCTCGTCGTTGGTGAGCGATATTGTCAAGGGCCTTATCTACCTGCACGATAGCGATGTCGGATCGCACGGTAATTTACGGTCCAGCAAGATACTGATCGACTCCCGCTGGGTAGCACAGATAGCGGACTTTGGGCTGCACGAGTTTAAATCCTGCCAGGAAGAGCCAAGCAA ATTTGAAAAAGAGCTACGCCGAAGTCTGTGGAAAGCACCGGAAATTCTGCGCGATCCAAACTCTCCTCCGCGTGGCACACAGAAGGGCGATGTGTATTCGTTTGGGATCGTACTTTACGAAATAATAGGTCGGAAAGGTCCGTGGGGTGATGTTAACATGAGTTGGCAAG ATATTGTGGCGCGCGTTATGTCCCCGGAAGAGTATGGAATATTTCGTCCATCGCTGCGCGGTATTGATGCTCCCGAGTACGTAATGCAGCTGCTGCACTCTTGCTGGGAGGAAGATCCAGAAGATCGACCGGACATACGGCTGGTACGGGTGAAGTTAAAACCGATGCAAGCCGGACT CAAACCAAACATTTTTGACAATATGCTTGCGATCATGGAAAAGTATGCATACAACCTGGAAGGGATAGTACAGGAGCGCACGAACCAGCTGTcggaagagaagaaaaagaccgAATCGCTTCTACTCAGGATGCTTCCCAA AAGCGTCGCGGAATCACTCAAACGTGGCGAACGGGTGGAGGCCGAATGTTTCGATTGTGTCACCATTTTCTTCAGCGATCTCGTAGGTTTCACGGAGCTGTGTGCCGAAAGTACACCGTTCGAGGTGGTAGAAATGCTGAACGATCTCTACACCTGCTGTGACTTTATCATCTCCAGCTACGACGTGTACAAGGTGGAAACGATCGGTGACGCTTACATGGTCGTTTCCGGGCTGCCGCTACGGAATGGCGATCGGCATGCGGGTGAAATTGCGTCGATGGCCTTGCATCTGCTGAATTCCATCTCGAACCTGGAGATACGCCATCGGCCAGGTGAATTTATTCAAATGCGCATCGGCATCCATTCCGGGCAGTGTGTGGCCGGTGTTGTGGGGCTTAAAATGCCGCGGTATTGCCTGTTCGGTGATACGGTCAATACGGCCTCGCGCATGGAAAGTAATGGTGAAGCGTTGAAGATTCACATCTCATCGGTGACGTACGGGTTGTTGAAGAAGCTCGGCGGGTACAAGTGTGAAGAGCGTGGTATTATCAAGGTAAAGGGAAAGGGTGAAATGCGAACGTACTGGTTGATCGGTGAGGACGATCAGAAGCGAATGGATCGATTCGGGTCCAACGATGCGATTACCAGTTTGA CCATACCGGATCTTCTGTGCACGCCGGATCAATCCCAAACGAATCTAAGCCGTCCATCGCTACGGCGTATGCTATCCGATACGGTTCCGGTGTTAAACACGGGCCACCAGCACAGCACCAGCGACCAGCAAATACCATCGGTCAGCTTTCTCACACATAATGGACCGAATCTGGGCTGTTACATTTGCCACAAGCGAAAACTGCACGTAGGCAACACACCCATGGCGGACGGTACCCATCGTCTTTCGATCATCCACGGAAGCTACGGTGTGGATGAAGCTATCTGTACGTGTCGTCAGCGAAATTGCCTGCTAGAGTACTACAACGACAACTTGATGACTGTAAGGACGATTCGAGAACCACGATCTGCACCACAGATCACTTTCATGCAGTGA